The Gymnodinialimonas sp. 57CJ19 genome includes a window with the following:
- the lepB gene encoding signal peptidase I, with translation MAESEGGVMETVKTVVWALVIAGVFRTLFFQPFWIPSGSMKDTLLIGDFLFVNKMAYGYSQHSCPFSMCPFEGRIFGSDPERGDVVVFRHPTNGTDFIKRVVGLPGDRVQVIDGVLHLNGEPVRLTPEQPFEEVSEAQGPQGHVPRCSNAPVGEGGICAKERETEELPNGVRHSILNILDGSRGDNTQEFVVPEGHFFVMGDNRDNSIDSRFPQSIGGVGFVPAENLLGRADRVIFSSAGQRMIYFWTWRSDRFFRAIE, from the coding sequence ATGGCAGAATCAGAGGGCGGCGTGATGGAGACGGTAAAGACCGTCGTATGGGCGCTGGTGATTGCGGGCGTGTTCCGCACGCTGTTTTTCCAGCCGTTCTGGATCCCATCGGGGTCGATGAAGGATACGTTGCTGATTGGCGACTTCCTGTTCGTGAACAAGATGGCTTACGGCTACTCGCAGCACTCGTGCCCATTTTCGATGTGCCCATTTGAGGGGCGCATTTTCGGTTCAGATCCCGAGCGTGGCGATGTTGTGGTGTTCCGTCACCCCACCAACGGCACGGATTTCATCAAGCGCGTTGTGGGCCTGCCCGGGGACCGCGTGCAGGTTATCGACGGGGTGCTCCACCTGAACGGAGAGCCTGTGCGCTTGACCCCAGAGCAGCCGTTTGAGGAAGTCTCGGAGGCGCAGGGCCCCCAAGGTCACGTGCCACGCTGTTCGAATGCGCCTGTGGGTGAGGGCGGCATCTGCGCCAAGGAGCGAGAAACGGAAGAATTGCCCAATGGTGTCCGCCACTCGATCCTCAACATTCTTGACGGATCACGCGGCGACAACACTCAAGAGTTTGTGGTGCCGGAGGGGCATTTCTTTGTGATGGGCGACAACCGTGACAACTCCATCGACTCTCGCTTCCCCCAGTCCATTGGTGGCGTTGGCTTCGTGCCTGCTGAGAACCTTCTGGGCCGCGCCGACCGGGTGATCTTCTCCTCTGCCGGACAGCGTATGATCTACTTCTGGACCTGGCGCTCGGATCGCTTCTTCCGGGCCATTGAGTGA
- the rnc gene encoding ribonuclease III yields the protein MKPSRELLAFMDRLGYVFDDPALLARALTHSSLSSPTRGDNQRLEFLGDRVLGLVMAEAVLSADEDAKEGTLAPRFNALVRKETCADVARQVDLGAAMRLGKSEMSAGGRRRMALLGDAMEAVIAAVYLDGGFSAARDLVLRLWSARVESVEEDARDAKTALQEWAQARRMPPPSYTEVARSGPDHAPVFRVRAEISSGQHAEAEAKAKRQAEQMAAKALLDRVERAT from the coding sequence ATGAAACCCTCGCGGGAGCTATTGGCCTTTATGGATCGGCTGGGATACGTCTTCGACGATCCAGCTCTTCTCGCCCGTGCGCTCACCCATTCGTCGCTGTCCTCCCCAACGCGGGGTGACAACCAACGCTTGGAGTTCTTGGGCGACCGTGTGCTTGGCCTCGTGATGGCCGAGGCGGTGCTGTCAGCGGATGAAGACGCGAAGGAAGGGACACTCGCGCCCCGCTTCAATGCCCTTGTCCGAAAGGAAACCTGCGCCGACGTGGCCCGTCAGGTCGACCTCGGCGCCGCAATGCGACTGGGAAAGTCCGAGATGTCTGCCGGGGGCCGCCGCCGTATGGCGCTTCTGGGCGATGCGATGGAGGCGGTCATCGCGGCTGTTTACCTGGACGGGGGCTTCAGTGCCGCCCGTGATCTCGTCCTGCGCCTGTGGTCCGCCCGTGTGGAAAGCGTCGAAGAAGACGCGCGTGACGCGAAAACCGCTCTGCAAGAATGGGCCCAGGCACGCCGCATGCCCCCGCCATCCTACACGGAAGTTGCGCGCTCCGGCCCAGATCACGCGCCCGTCTTCCGGGTCCGTGCCGAAATCTCCTCTGGCCAGCACGCCGAGGCGGAAGCCAAAGCCAAACGCCAAGCGGAGCAGATGGCCGCGAAAGCCCTCCTCGATCGCGTTGAACGCGCCACCTGA
- the acpS gene encoding holo-ACP synthase, giving the protein MILGIGTDLANIERIERTLERFGDRFRNRVFTGLEQARAERMPQPAAVYAKRWAAKEACSKALGTGLRMGIAWKDMAVRNLSSGQPVVEVTGWARERLEQMTPEGYGAIIHVTLTDDHPWAQAMVVIEALPPEEEELRPRLGRSERRKLS; this is encoded by the coding sequence GTGATCTTGGGTATCGGCACCGATCTGGCGAACATCGAGCGGATTGAGCGCACGTTGGAACGTTTCGGGGATCGTTTCCGCAACCGCGTGTTCACAGGGTTGGAACAGGCCAGGGCTGAAAGAATGCCTCAACCCGCAGCGGTTTATGCCAAACGATGGGCCGCGAAGGAGGCGTGCTCCAAAGCACTCGGCACCGGGCTCCGCATGGGGATTGCGTGGAAAGATATGGCGGTTCGCAACCTCTCCTCCGGGCAACCCGTCGTCGAGGTGACGGGGTGGGCACGAGAGAGGTTGGAGCAGATGACGCCCGAGGGGTATGGCGCGATTATTCACGTCACGCTGACTGACGATCATCCTTGGGCGCAGGCCATGGTGGTGATCGAGGCGCTGCCCCCTGAAGAAGAAGAGTTAAGGCCACGATTGGGCCGGTCAGAACGCCGAAAGTTGAGCTGA
- a CDS encoding DUF2062 domain-containing protein yields MFRRRDYRPWYRIILEAVWPRGGWLRAAQYVQHRMRRLPGTPEQIARGVFAGAVTVFTPYFGLHFVIAAVLARVMRGSIFAALLATFIGNPLTYVPIAAISLNLGHFLLGTRPTVGVNDTLFRRFAGASRDLWHNFKALFTPERSHWGELQVFWDTVVWPWTVGGIIPGLICGIVCYFLTVHVVRAYQKSRAARLRKKMDKLRKQAEAAE; encoded by the coding sequence GTGTTCAGACGCCGCGACTACAGACCGTGGTATCGTATTATCCTAGAGGCGGTTTGGCCTCGGGGGGGATGGCTGCGTGCTGCCCAATATGTACAGCACCGGATGCGGCGTTTGCCGGGTACGCCGGAACAGATCGCGCGGGGTGTTTTTGCCGGCGCAGTGACCGTCTTTACCCCCTACTTCGGCCTGCATTTCGTGATTGCGGCTGTGCTGGCGCGGGTGATGCGCGGCTCGATCTTTGCGGCGCTTCTGGCCACGTTTATCGGGAACCCGCTGACCTATGTGCCGATTGCGGCGATTTCGTTGAACCTGGGCCATTTTCTGTTGGGGACGCGCCCGACCGTTGGCGTGAACGACACTCTGTTCCGCCGCTTTGCGGGCGCATCACGGGATTTGTGGCACAATTTCAAGGCTCTTTTCACGCCAGAACGGTCCCATTGGGGCGAGTTGCAGGTGTTTTGGGATACGGTCGTTTGGCCCTGGACTGTCGGCGGCATCATCCCCGGCCTGATCTGCGGGATCGTTTGCTACTTTTTGACCGTACACGTTGTGCGAGCCTACCAGAAAAGTCGCGCGGCACGGCTGCGTAAAAAGATGGACAAACTCCGCAAACAAGCGGAAGCGGCGGAGTGA
- a CDS encoding pyridoxine 5'-phosphate synthase: MNKLRLGVNIDHVATLRNARGGATPDPVRAAILAEKAGADGITAHLREDRRHIRDADIAAIMGAITIPLNFEMAATDEMQKIALSHMPHAACIVPERREERTTEGGLEVAADDNRLSAYIAPLRDAGIRVSLFIAAERSQIEAAARIGAPVIELHTGAYCDYAAEGDIAARDAELARLITGAKLGAELGLEVHMGHGLTYDTVAPIAALPEVAELNIGHFLIGEAVFVGLEAAMAEMRTRMDAARI; the protein is encoded by the coding sequence ATGAACAAATTGCGACTAGGGGTAAATATCGACCATGTGGCGACCTTGCGGAACGCAAGGGGCGGGGCAACACCCGACCCAGTGCGCGCCGCGATCCTGGCCGAAAAGGCGGGCGCCGATGGGATCACCGCGCATCTGCGCGAGGACCGTCGCCATATCCGTGATGCTGATATTGCCGCGATCATGGGCGCGATCACCATCCCGCTGAATTTCGAGATGGCCGCAACGGACGAGATGCAGAAAATCGCTTTGTCCCACATGCCCCATGCGGCGTGCATCGTGCCCGAGCGGCGCGAAGAACGCACGACCGAGGGCGGCTTGGAAGTGGCTGCCGACGACAATCGCCTCTCTGCCTATATTGCCCCCCTGCGTGACGCTGGTATTCGCGTTTCACTGTTTATCGCAGCGGAGCGGTCTCAGATTGAAGCGGCCGCACGCATCGGCGCTCCGGTTATTGAACTGCATACGGGCGCGTACTGCGACTACGCCGCCGAAGGCGATATCGCGGCGCGTGATGCGGAGTTGGCAAGGCTCATTACGGGTGCGAAGCTGGGGGCGGAACTGGGGTTGGAGGTGCATATGGGCCATGGGCTCACCTACGACACGGTCGCCCCCATCGCCGCGCTGCCCGAAGTGGCAGAGTTGAACATCGGACATTTCCTGATCGGGGAAGCGGTGTTTGTGGGGCTAGAGGCGGCCATGGCCGAGATGCGCACCCGGATGGATGCCGCGCGGATTTGA